The Acidobacteriota bacterium genome has a window encoding:
- a CDS encoding septum formation initiator family protein — translation MVIGLILLSIAGDRGLVELSRRRIIVSQLEREIEQLRVENARLSREVEALRSDWSYLEKLAREELEMIKPGEVLLLLPSDSNLPSKGGKRLVLPRGDEEPHYPDVRKRPGKK, via the coding sequence ATGGTGATAGGCCTTATCCTCCTCTCCATCGCCGGGGACAGGGGGCTGGTGGAACTTTCCCGAAGGAGGATAATCGTTTCTCAGCTCGAACGGGAGATAGAGCAGTTGCGAGTTGAGAACGCCAGGCTTTCCCGCGAGGTGGAAGCATTAAGAAGCGATTGGAGTTATCTTGAGAAGCTCGCCCGTGAAGAACTCGAGATGATAAAGCCAGGAGAGGTACTCCTTCTTCTTCCTTCGGATAGCAACCTCCCCTCAAAAGGGGGAAAGCGATTAGTCCTTCCTCGCGGAGATGAAGAGCCCCATTACCCCGATGTGAGAAAGCGCCCCGGCAAAAAGTAG